The following are encoded in a window of Mannheimia varigena genomic DNA:
- a CDS encoding DNA internalization-related competence protein ComEC/Rec2 yields MNLDRFCILLTLLHLPILFLPKAFLISGILAGCIVICVATFYRSQLMALLGIFLCIGYFQIIQIVKNAENLTASKAKVEFEITQILKQIDYQNAIAKLENGDKIYLNWQAEQPLVLNQHYRADLTLRPISARSNIGNFDRQKWYFAQHISGTATVKKAEKLETETKPFRTKWLKRVKTQISELPTQGLILALAFGERAWLKSSHWETFQKTATAHLIAISGLHIALAMAFGFYFAKGVQWLFLASRISLLQAVGFSHLFTKIFGFIFAFGYSYLAGFSVPTVRALFAISLVLLCQFSRRHYTPWQFWWRVVTLLIVLDPLTLLSDSFWLSILAVASLIFWYQFFPLSRFISSETCKKLAKCNRLLLSLLHLQIGIWLIFSPIQLYFFQGVSPFALIANLLIVPLYSFLLVPLILFSLLSDNLFSTWQLADWLSQGSLALLAPFTDFWWDLSYWQQWQLLSVNLLILLLIYCKAYTLPYLKWLQAVAIALLFNLSFYLNLLLPQPKTEWITFDVGQGLAIALIYEGNKAVIYDSGASWQSADGSVNSMAKNELLPYFIRRGISVEAIFLSHDDNDHSGGITDLLKTYPNAKFISSSRTTYQDRQPEPCIKGQQWQLGQWQLEAMYPEKIVEKAKNQDSCVILAKNDRLQILLTGDSGAEQERQFASEVGKVDFLQVGHHGSKSSTSETLLSSTQPQVAIISSGRWNPWQLPNKQVMERLERRNIKVFNTAETGMIRIKFKQANFKIEQARGEYSPWYRGFIK; encoded by the coding sequence ATGAATTTAGACCGTTTTTGTATTCTGCTGACGTTACTTCACTTACCAATTCTGTTTTTACCTAAAGCATTTCTGATATCAGGCATTCTAGCTGGGTGTATAGTGATATGTGTCGCTACGTTTTATCGCTCCCAATTAATGGCGTTATTGGGGATTTTTCTGTGTATTGGTTATTTTCAGATTATTCAAATAGTAAAAAATGCAGAAAATCTTACCGCTAGTAAGGCGAAGGTTGAATTTGAAATTACCCAAATTTTAAAACAAATCGATTACCAAAACGCCATCGCTAAATTGGAAAATGGCGATAAAATTTACCTAAATTGGCAAGCAGAACAACCGTTAGTTTTAAACCAACATTACCGTGCAGATTTAACTCTTCGTCCAATATCTGCCCGCAGTAATATCGGCAATTTTGACCGTCAGAAATGGTATTTCGCCCAACATATCTCAGGCACTGCAACTGTCAAAAAAGCAGAAAAATTAGAGACGGAAACTAAGCCTTTTCGCACAAAGTGGCTTAAGCGTGTAAAAACACAGATCTCAGAGCTGCCCACCCAAGGTTTAATACTCGCTTTAGCATTTGGTGAGCGAGCTTGGCTGAAATCATCGCATTGGGAAACCTTTCAAAAAACTGCTACAGCCCATCTAATTGCCATTTCAGGCTTACATATTGCGTTAGCAATGGCATTCGGTTTTTATTTTGCCAAAGGTGTCCAATGGTTGTTCTTAGCCTCTCGTATCTCACTTTTACAAGCGGTCGGATTTTCTCATTTATTTACCAAAATTTTCGGGTTTATATTTGCTTTTGGTTACAGCTATTTAGCCGGTTTTTCTGTACCGACTGTCAGAGCATTGTTTGCAATCAGCTTGGTTTTGCTTTGTCAATTTAGTCGTCGCCATTACACTCCTTGGCAATTTTGGTGGCGGGTGGTGACATTATTGATTGTGCTTGACCCACTGACTTTACTTTCAGACAGTTTTTGGTTATCAATTCTAGCCGTTGCCAGCCTGATATTTTGGTATCAATTTTTCCCACTTTCACGTTTTATCAGCTCAGAAACTTGCAAAAAATTAGCGAAATGTAACCGCTTGTTACTTTCATTATTGCACCTGCAAATCGGTATCTGGTTGATTTTTTCCCCTATCCAACTCTATTTTTTCCAAGGTGTTTCGCCCTTTGCCTTAATTGCCAATTTGCTGATTGTTCCGCTTTATAGCTTCCTGCTTGTACCCCTGATTTTATTTAGCTTATTGAGTGATAATCTCTTTTCCACTTGGCAACTTGCCGATTGGCTCAGTCAAGGCAGCTTAGCATTGCTCGCTCCGTTCACCGATTTTTGGTGGGATCTAAGTTATTGGCAACAATGGCAATTGCTGTCTGTTAATTTATTGATTTTATTGCTGATTTATTGCAAAGCCTATACTTTACCTTATCTCAAATGGCTACAAGCTGTAGCGATAGCATTACTGTTTAATTTGAGTTTTTATCTTAATCTGCTTTTGCCACAGCCGAAAACAGAATGGATTACCTTTGATGTCGGGCAAGGGTTAGCGATAGCATTGATTTACGAAGGCAACAAAGCGGTTATTTATGATAGTGGGGCAAGTTGGCAATCTGCTGACGGTTCCGTCAATTCAATGGCAAAAAATGAATTATTGCCTTATTTCATTCGCCGAGGCATTTCGGTTGAGGCGATTTTTCTGAGCCACGATGATAATGATCATTCAGGCGGTATTACCGATCTGCTAAAAACTTATCCAAATGCTAAATTTATCAGTTCAAGCCGAACGACTTATCAAGATAGGCAACCGGAACCTTGTATTAAAGGGCAACAATGGCAATTGGGGCAATGGCAGTTAGAGGCTATGTATCCTGAAAAAATCGTGGAGAAAGCGAAAAATCAGGACTCTTGCGTTATTTTAGCGAAAAATGACCGCTTGCAAATACTATTAACTGGGGATTCGGGAGCAGAACAAGAGCGGCAATTTGCCTCTGAAGTTGGAAAGGTTGATTTCCTGCAAGTAGGGCATCACGGTAGTAAAAGTAGTACGAGTGAAACTTTATTATCTTCAACACAGCCACAGGTCGCAATCATCTCAAGCGGTCGTTGGAATCCTTGGCAATTGCCTAATAAACAAGTGATGGAGCGTTTAGAACGTCGAAATATAAAAGTATTCAATACAGCGGAAACCGGAATGATAAGAATAAAATTCAAACAAGCGAACTTTAAAATAGAACAAGCACGAGGAGAGTACTCACCTTGGTATCGAGGCTTTATTAAATAA
- the hcr gene encoding NADH oxidoreductase: MANTNKNPLCINELQVHSIVKEAPGVTTIHFIAQDFYPYQAGQYALVSIKNTPHITRAYSLSSTPGESRFVSITVREIEGGVGSTWLNNEVKVGDQVWFSNPMGEFSCQHVIADHYLLVGAGSGITPIMSMARWLLKNRPETKVTVIHSVHSPEDVIFKQEWAELKAQYPHFNLVMNASVDASEGFEAGRISKEIVAKAVPHIADYTVMTCGPQAYMDALKEIVLSLGGSEERFFTEAFFDTALASAISSDEKTTLTINGISQIKAEVPVGMTLLAALEAQEQAVISGCRTGLCGLCKTQVISGEYEVVKTGELTPEEIAQGYVLACSCRVKADVSVNI; this comes from the coding sequence ATGGCAAATACAAATAAAAACCCATTATGTATCAATGAATTACAAGTTCATTCTATTGTAAAAGAAGCCCCTGGCGTAACAACTATCCATTTTATTGCCCAAGACTTCTACCCTTACCAAGCGGGGCAATATGCGTTAGTAAGTATAAAAAATACACCACATATTACTCGTGCTTATTCACTATCTTCCACACCGGGGGAAAGTCGTTTTGTCTCCATTACCGTACGTGAAATTGAAGGCGGTGTGGGCTCAACTTGGCTAAATAATGAAGTAAAAGTAGGGGATCAGGTGTGGTTTTCAAACCCAATGGGCGAATTTTCTTGCCAGCACGTCATTGCAGACCACTATTTATTAGTGGGGGCAGGCAGTGGCATTACCCCAATTATGTCAATGGCTCGCTGGTTATTAAAAAATCGTCCTGAAACAAAGGTTACTGTTATTCACAGTGTACATTCTCCTGAGGATGTCATCTTTAAACAGGAATGGGCGGAGTTGAAAGCACAATATCCTCATTTTAATCTAGTAATGAATGCATCTGTTGATGCCTCTGAAGGTTTTGAGGCAGGACGAATTAGCAAAGAAATTGTTGCCAAAGCCGTACCACATATCGCAGATTACACCGTAATGACCTGTGGTCCGCAAGCCTATATGGATGCATTGAAAGAAATTGTTTTATCACTAGGTGGTTCCGAAGAGCGTTTCTTCACCGAAGCATTCTTTGACACAGCATTAGCCAGTGCAATTAGTTCAGATGAGAAAACGACATTAACAATTAATGGTATTTCTCAAATTAAAGCAGAAGTGCCTGTTGGTATGACGCTATTAGCTGCCTTGGAAGCTCAAGAACAAGCTGTTATTTCAGGTTGTCGCACCGGGTTATGCGGATTATGCAAAACACAAGTTATCAGTGGCGAATATGAGGTCGTAAAAACAGGCGAGCTAACCCCTGAAGAAATCGCACAGGGCTATGTGTTAGCTTGTAGTTGCCGTGTAAAAGCTGATGTTTCTGTCAATATCTAA
- the hcp gene encoding hydroxylamine reductase codes for MYCVQCEQTMVTPVGNGCSFSQGMCGKTAETSDLQDLLIATLHSLSAWALKAREFNIINLEADAFAPRAFFATLTNVNFDSARIVGYAQQALVYRNELIKAINEIAPNTNIDHPLAHIELKGISIDQLAEQAKAFALDIDRAEIGEEAHGVRLLCLYGLKGAAAYLEHAYVLDKFDSEIHTEYHQFMSWLGTQPSDLNELLEKALAIGAMNFKVMALLDAGETEHFGNPVPANVNIRPVKGKCILISGHDLKDLKELLEQTEGKGINIYTHGEMLPAHGYPELKKYKHLVGNYGSGWQNQQKEFARFPGAIIMTSNCLIDPNVGNYADRIFTRNIVGWPGVTHLDDHDFTPAIEKALACDGFPYSELEHYITVGFGRKTLIDASDAVIDLVKAGKLSHVFVIGGCDGDKEERHYYTDLAYALPKDTAVLTLGCGKYRFNKLDFGTIDGGLPRLLDAGQCNDTYSAIMLAVTLSQKLGIGLNELPLSIVLSWFEQKAIIVLLTLLALGVKNVYSGPSKPAFLNDNVMALLHEKFGLSGLTTPEQDFGHIINK; via the coding sequence ATGTATTGCGTTCAATGTGAACAAACAATGGTTACCCCTGTGGGTAATGGCTGTAGCTTTTCTCAAGGTATGTGTGGGAAAACAGCAGAAACGTCTGACTTACAAGATTTACTTATTGCTACGTTACATAGCTTATCTGCTTGGGCACTAAAAGCACGTGAATTTAATATTATTAATCTTGAAGCTGATGCATTTGCACCCCGTGCATTTTTTGCAACATTAACGAATGTAAATTTTGATTCCGCCCGAATTGTCGGTTATGCACAGCAAGCCCTCGTTTATCGTAACGAATTAATCAAAGCAATTAATGAAATTGCACCTAATACCAATATTGATCACCCATTAGCCCACATTGAATTAAAAGGAATTTCAATTGATCAACTAGCCGAACAAGCAAAAGCATTTGCGTTAGATATCGATCGTGCTGAAATTGGCGAAGAGGCACATGGTGTACGCTTATTATGCTTATATGGTTTAAAAGGTGCAGCGGCCTATCTTGAACACGCTTATGTATTAGATAAATTTGACAGCGAAATTCATACTGAATATCACCAATTTATGTCCTGGCTAGGTACTCAACCAAGTGATTTAAATGAATTACTTGAGAAAGCATTAGCCATCGGTGCAATGAACTTTAAGGTTATGGCATTGTTAGATGCGGGTGAAACAGAACATTTTGGTAACCCTGTGCCAGCAAACGTGAATATTCGTCCGGTAAAAGGTAAATGTATTTTAATTTCAGGTCACGACTTAAAAGATCTTAAAGAACTTTTAGAACAAACTGAAGGTAAAGGTATTAATATTTATACTCACGGTGAAATGCTTCCTGCCCACGGTTATCCAGAACTAAAAAAATACAAACACTTGGTTGGGAACTATGGTTCAGGCTGGCAAAATCAGCAAAAAGAATTTGCTCGTTTCCCTGGTGCCATCATTATGACATCCAACTGCTTAATCGATCCAAATGTGGGTAATTACGCAGACCGTATTTTTACACGTAATATCGTAGGTTGGCCGGGCGTAACACACTTGGATGATCACGATTTTACTCCAGCAATTGAAAAAGCCTTAGCTTGTGATGGTTTCCCTTATTCGGAGTTAGAACATTACATTACTGTAGGTTTCGGTCGTAAAACGTTAATTGATGCGTCAGATGCGGTAATTGATTTAGTAAAAGCAGGTAAACTGAGCCATGTATTCGTTATTGGTGGTTGTGATGGCGATAAAGAAGAACGTCATTACTATACAGATTTAGCTTATGCCCTGCCAAAAGATACTGCCGTGTTAACTCTCGGTTGCGGTAAATACCGTTTCAATAAATTAGATTTTGGTACTATTGATGGTGGCTTACCTCGTCTATTAGATGCTGGTCAATGTAACGACACTTATTCAGCCATTATGCTTGCAGTAACATTGTCACAAAAACTTGGTATCGGCTTAAATGAATTACCACTTTCTATCGTGCTATCTTGGTTTGAACAAAAAGCAATTATTGTATTGCTAACATTACTTGCTTTAGGTGTTAAAAATGTGTATTCAGGCCCGAGCAAACCGGCTTTCTTAAATGATAATGTAATGGCGTTATTACACGAAAAATTCGGTTTAAGCGGTTTAACAACACCGGAACAGGATTTTGGTCATATCATCAATAAATAG
- the queA gene encoding tRNA preQ1(34) S-adenosylmethionine ribosyltransferase-isomerase QueA, translating to MLVSDFHFDLPDELIARYPTAERSASRLLHLNGETGKFADQQFVDLYDHINEGDLLIFNNTRVIPARLYGRKPSGGKVEALVERVLDEHRCLAHVKASKAPKEGAELIFGEDKLGEGNGFTATMVARHDTLFELAFSAEQPLFDLLQQAGHMPLPPYIDRPDEDTDQERYQTVYSKVLGAVAAPTAGLHFDNAMLEKLKAKGVETAFVTLHVGAGTFQPVRVDTIEEHKMHAEYAEVSQEVVDKILATKANGKRVIAVGTTSVRSVESAAQAADKEGKLIAPFFSDTSIFLYPGKTFKVVDALVTNFHLPESTLIMLVSAFAGYKNTMNAYAHAVEKQYRFFSYGDAMFINKNPNAINDLP from the coding sequence GTGTTAGTTTCAGATTTCCATTTTGATTTACCCGATGAGCTGATTGCTCGCTACCCTACCGCTGAACGCTCTGCCAGCCGCCTGCTTCACTTAAACGGCGAAACCGGCAAGTTTGCTGATCAACAATTTGTTGATTTATACGACCACATTAATGAGGGCGATCTTTTGATCTTCAATAACACCCGAGTGATCCCGGCTCGCCTTTATGGTCGTAAACCAAGTGGCGGCAAAGTGGAAGCCTTGGTGGAGCGAGTATTAGACGAACATCGCTGTTTGGCTCACGTTAAAGCCTCCAAAGCCCCCAAAGAGGGAGCAGAGCTGATTTTCGGGGAAGACAAATTGGGCGAAGGCAACGGTTTCACTGCCACAATGGTGGCTCGCCACGACACCTTATTCGAACTGGCATTTTCTGCTGAACAGCCTCTGTTCGATTTGTTACAACAAGCCGGACATATGCCATTACCGCCGTATATCGACCGCCCTGATGAAGATACAGACCAAGAGCGTTATCAAACCGTTTACAGTAAAGTATTAGGGGCTGTTGCAGCTCCAACCGCTGGTTTGCATTTTGATAATGCAATGCTTGAAAAACTCAAAGCAAAAGGTGTAGAGACTGCGTTTGTTACACTTCACGTTGGAGCCGGCACATTCCAACCTGTGCGGGTAGATACTATTGAAGAGCATAAAATGCACGCTGAATATGCGGAAGTGAGCCAAGAAGTGGTGGATAAAATCCTCGCTACCAAAGCTAATGGCAAGCGAGTGATTGCGGTAGGAACAACCTCTGTTCGCTCAGTGGAAAGTGCCGCCCAAGCTGCAGATAAAGAGGGCAAACTAATCGCTCCGTTTTTCTCGGACACCTCCATTTTCCTCTACCCGGGCAAAACATTCAAAGTGGTGGATGCGTTAGTCACCAATTTCCACCTGCCGGAATCTACGCTGATTATGTTAGTTTCCGCTTTCGCTGGTTACAAAAATACAATGAACGCCTACGCCCACGCGGTTGAAAAACAGTATCGTTTTTTCAGCTATGGTGATGCAATGTTTATCAATAAAAATCCGAATGCGATAAATGATCTCCCCTAA
- the purK gene encoding 5-(carboxyamino)imidazole ribonucleotide synthase, which produces MQKSAIYPPVYVLGNGQLGRMLRYAGAPLDIEVKPLAFDAPVFDIEPNSIITAEIERWADTPLTQLLGNHKNFVNLNVFGRLADRFTQKSLLDQLNLATSPWQLVESAEQWQHIFQNIGEKVVVKRRTGGYDGRGQWIVTADSISQITPDLFGEVIAEKFIPFDGEISVVGARFRDGSTRFYPISHNLQQNGILRYSVSDVNLPNQAIYQQQAEQMLGAVMQELDYVGVMVMECFIVGDKLLINELAPRVHNSGHWTQLGCSISQFELHLRALLDLPTPELKQIAPSVMVNLIGIEHSNQWLNLPFSQLHWYGKDVRAGRKVGHINLTHPDKKVLIDLLEQLRPNLTEDFNSGLDWAIAKLK; this is translated from the coding sequence ATGCAAAAAAGTGCTATCTACCCTCCTGTTTACGTATTAGGCAATGGTCAATTAGGCAGAATGTTGCGTTATGCAGGTGCACCGCTTGATATCGAAGTGAAACCACTTGCTTTTGACGCTCCTGTGTTTGATATTGAGCCAAATAGTATTATTACCGCTGAAATTGAACGTTGGGCGGATACGCCTTTAACCCAGCTTTTAGGCAATCATAAAAACTTTGTGAATTTAAATGTATTTGGGCGTTTAGCAGATCGATTCACTCAAAAATCGTTGCTTGACCAACTGAATCTTGCGACTTCACCGTGGCAGTTAGTAGAAAGTGCCGAGCAATGGCAACACATTTTCCAAAATATCGGTGAAAAAGTAGTAGTAAAACGCCGTACAGGTGGCTATGACGGACGAGGTCAATGGATTGTAACCGCTGATTCTATCAGCCAAATTACGCCTGATTTATTCGGTGAAGTGATTGCAGAAAAATTTATTCCGTTTGATGGCGAAATCTCCGTAGTCGGGGCAAGATTCCGTGACGGCTCAACCCGTTTCTACCCAATTTCACACAATTTACAGCAAAACGGTATTTTACGTTATTCGGTTTCTGACGTGAATTTACCCAACCAAGCCATTTACCAACAACAAGCCGAACAAATGCTCGGTGCGGTAATGCAAGAGTTGGATTATGTCGGCGTGATGGTAATGGAATGTTTTATTGTGGGCGATAAATTATTGATTAACGAACTCGCCCCTCGTGTTCACAACAGCGGACATTGGACGCAACTCGGATGTTCTATCAGCCAATTCGAGTTACACCTGCGAGCATTGCTTGATTTACCTACCCCTGAACTCAAACAAATCGCCCCAAGTGTGATGGTTAACTTAATCGGCATTGAACACTCAAACCAATGGCTAAACCTACCATTTAGCCAACTCCACTGGTACGGAAAGGACGTTCGAGCCGGCAGAAAAGTGGGACACATCAACCTCACTCACCCAGATAAAAAGGTGCTGATTGATTTACTCGAACAGCTAAGACCAAACTTAACGGAAGATTTCAATTCGGGGCTGGATTGGGCAATTGCGAAGCTGAAGTAA
- a CDS encoding asparaginase, whose translation MSKKLLIIHTGGTISMKEGEDGKVSPSAENPLLSALERLNHPAKLVQESLFNIPSPHINIEHWEQLKTRIGKAVNEENVDGIVITHGTDTLEETSYFLDLALNVNVPIAITGAMRSSNELGADGLINLQSAILVALNEESRDKGVLVVMNDEIHNAKFVTKTHTTNVATFQTPTFGPCGLVTKESVIFFQKLTAYERFPINQLTKTNVQLLKAYAGMDSFLLEKLAESRCDGVVIEALGAGNLPPSCLDGVAALVKANIPVVIVSRAFNGITQDVYDYVGGGKQLKQQGIIFTKGLSGQKARIKLMVLLNQQLDKPLSDYF comes from the coding sequence ATGTCTAAAAAATTATTAATTATCCACACAGGTGGCACAATTTCAATGAAAGAAGGAGAAGACGGCAAAGTCTCTCCTTCTGCTGAAAATCCATTATTAAGTGCGTTAGAACGCCTAAATCACCCTGCAAAATTGGTACAAGAATCCTTGTTTAATATTCCCTCCCCGCATATCAATATTGAGCACTGGGAACAGCTAAAAACTCGTATAGGGAAAGCTGTAAACGAAGAAAATGTTGATGGCATTGTGATTACACACGGCACAGATACCTTAGAAGAAACCTCTTATTTCCTCGATTTAGCCTTAAATGTAAATGTGCCAATTGCAATTACAGGGGCTATGCGTTCAAGTAATGAATTAGGGGCTGATGGCTTAATCAATCTACAAAGTGCAATTTTAGTTGCCCTAAATGAAGAAAGCCGAGATAAAGGCGTTCTGGTTGTAATGAATGATGAAATCCATAATGCAAAATTTGTAACCAAAACTCACACGACCAATGTTGCCACTTTCCAAACGCCAACATTTGGACCTTGTGGCTTGGTCACGAAAGAATCGGTAATTTTTTTCCAAAAATTGACCGCTTACGAGCGTTTTCCTATTAATCAGCTCACTAAAACGAACGTTCAATTACTCAAAGCCTATGCAGGAATGGATAGTTTCTTACTTGAGAAACTCGCCGAGAGTCGTTGTGATGGCGTAGTGATTGAGGCACTCGGTGCAGGTAATTTGCCCCCAAGCTGTCTTGATGGTGTAGCCGCTTTAGTAAAAGCAAATATTCCTGTTGTTATTGTTTCCCGTGCTTTCAACGGCATTACTCAAGATGTGTATGATTATGTAGGCGGTGGAAAGCAGCTCAAGCAGCAAGGCATTATTTTTACCAAAGGTTTAAGCGGACAAAAAGCCCGCATTAAATTGATGGTATTACTCAATCAACAACTAGATAAACCTCTATCAGATTATTTCTAA
- the purE gene encoding 5-(carboxyamino)imidazole ribonucleotide mutase: MSKKAEIAIVMGSKSDWATMSEATQILDRFGLSYHVEVVSAHRTPDKLFSFAENAQANGYKVIIAGAGGAAHLPGMIAAKTIVPVLGVPVKSSMLSGVDSLYSIVQMPKGIPVGTLAIGPAGAANAGLLAAQILAAFNPEIAEKLHHFRQTQTQMVLDNPDPRTE; encoded by the coding sequence ATGTCGAAGAAAGCTGAAATTGCCATTGTTATGGGGTCAAAAAGTGATTGGGCAACGATGTCTGAAGCCACTCAAATACTAGACCGATTTGGTTTGAGCTATCATGTTGAGGTGGTTTCTGCTCATCGCACACCTGATAAACTTTTTTCCTTTGCAGAAAATGCACAAGCGAATGGCTACAAAGTCATTATTGCCGGTGCAGGCGGTGCAGCTCATTTACCTGGTATGATCGCAGCTAAAACCATTGTGCCTGTGCTAGGTGTACCTGTTAAGAGCTCTATGCTAAGTGGTGTTGATAGCCTTTATTCTATCGTACAGATGCCGAAAGGTATTCCTGTCGGTACACTAGCCATAGGCCCGGCGGGTGCAGCAAATGCGGGCTTATTAGCGGCACAAATTTTAGCGGCTTTCAATCCTGAAATTGCGGAAAAATTACATCACTTCCGCCAAACACAAACTCAAATGGTGTTAGATAACCCAGATCCTCGTACTGAATAA
- a CDS encoding glutathione S-transferase N-terminal domain-containing protein, producing the protein MTSSINKRSVMTLFSDRNDIYSHQVRIVLAEKGVPYEIENVMLGSISEDLLELNSYGNIPTLVDRELVLFNPRIIMEYLDERFPHPPLMPVYPVSRGQCRLNIYRIEQDWYAQIDLVNKDPESAEGKKALAQLKEDILALAPVFAAKPYFMSDDFSLVDCYIAPLLWRMQLLGVKFTGATAKPINTYMTRVFQRDSFIQSVGGEAPKHLMDDKD; encoded by the coding sequence ATGACGAGTAGTATAAATAAACGTTCAGTAATGACGCTTTTTTCGGATAGAAATGATATTTACAGCCATCAAGTGCGTATTGTATTAGCGGAAAAGGGTGTTCCTTATGAAATTGAGAACGTTATGCTAGGTAGTATTTCTGAAGATTTATTAGAATTAAACTCCTATGGCAATATTCCAACTTTAGTTGATCGTGAGTTAGTATTATTTAACCCTCGTATCATTATGGAATATTTAGATGAGCGTTTTCCACATCCACCATTAATGCCTGTTTACCCAGTTTCTCGTGGTCAATGCCGTTTGAACATTTATCGTATCGAACAAGATTGGTATGCTCAAATTGATTTAGTAAATAAAGATCCTGAATCGGCAGAAGGTAAAAAAGCATTAGCACAGCTAAAAGAAGATATTTTAGCATTAGCACCTGTTTTTGCAGCTAAACCTTATTTTATGAGTGATGATTTCAGCCTTGTTGATTGTTACATTGCCCCATTATTATGGCGTATGCAACTATTAGGCGTGAAATTTACGGGTGCGACAGCAAAACCAATTAACACTTATATGACGAGAGTGTTCCAGCGTGATAGTTTTATTCAATCTGTTGGTGGTGAAGCTCCAAAACATTTAATGGATGATAAAGATTAA
- a CDS encoding ClpXP protease specificity-enhancing factor, giving the protein MKPLRPYLYNAYYNWIIDNDNTPYLLVNAEYPDVDVPVEFVKEGKIILNISSRSIGQYVATDEYIGFSARFQGMLRNIHIPFGAMEAIYAQETGDGIMFQEEEYYSAESYQVRTHIEKSPKPKVKKASSLKLVK; this is encoded by the coding sequence ATGAAACCGTTAAGACCTTATCTTTATAATGCTTATTACAACTGGATTATTGATAACGATAACACACCCTATTTATTGGTAAATGCGGAATATCCCGATGTTGATGTGCCGGTTGAATTTGTAAAAGAAGGAAAAATTATTCTAAATATTTCTTCTCGCTCAATTGGGCAATATGTGGCAACCGATGAATACATTGGTTTTAGTGCTCGTTTTCAAGGAATGTTAAGAAATATTCATATTCCTTTTGGTGCAATGGAAGCTATTTACGCTCAAGAAACGGGTGATGGTATTATGTTCCAGGAAGAAGAATATTACAGTGCGGAGAGCTATCAAGTTCGTACTCATATTGAAAAATCTCCAAAGCCAAAAGTGAAAAAAGCATCTAGTTTAAAGCTAGTTAAATAG
- a CDS encoding ABC transporter substrate-binding protein — translation MKFRKTLFVTLLSTLSVAAFSQDQVQNVAITAIVDHPALDLIRKGVVEELEREGFVDGKNIKINYQSAQGSTATAAQIARKFVGDKADIIIPITTPSAQPVVAATRSIPIVFSGVTDPIAAKLVKSWGPTETNITGISDHKPIAPQVKLIQTLVPELKSVGYVYSAGEVNSTIVLEELKEEAKKQGINVVPVAVQRSADIGTAARSLNGKVQAIYISEDNGVVSAYEALHKAALEAKIPVIAADCNTVSRGAIAAYAVNQYDIGVATGKSAARVLRGEKAGSIPTQEVSKLELSINTKTAKELGINVAENLLKEAKETF, via the coding sequence ATGAAATTCCGTAAAACATTATTTGTTACCTTATTAAGCACTTTATCCGTTGCAGCATTTAGCCAAGATCAAGTGCAGAATGTTGCAATTACAGCTATTGTTGATCATCCAGCTTTAGACTTAATTCGTAAAGGTGTAGTTGAAGAGTTAGAAAGAGAAGGTTTCGTTGATGGTAAAAATATTAAAATCAACTATCAATCAGCACAGGGTAGTACGGCAACTGCTGCACAGATAGCACGTAAATTTGTAGGTGATAAAGCTGATATTATCATTCCGATTACGACGCCCTCTGCACAACCAGTGGTTGCGGCAACGCGTTCTATTCCGATTGTATTCTCAGGTGTAACAGATCCAATTGCCGCAAAATTAGTAAAATCATGGGGGCCGACAGAGACAAATATAACAGGAATTTCAGACCATAAACCAATTGCACCACAAGTAAAGTTAATTCAAACGTTAGTACCTGAATTAAAATCAGTAGGTTATGTTTATAGTGCGGGTGAAGTGAACTCTACAATTGTATTGGAAGAATTAAAAGAAGAAGCAAAAAAACAAGGAATTAATGTTGTTCCTGTTGCAGTTCAGCGTAGTGCAGATATTGGTACAGCTGCTCGCAGCTTAAATGGTAAAGTGCAAGCTATTTATATTTCAGAAGACAATGGTGTTGTGTCTGCCTATGAAGCTTTGCATAAAGCAGCATTAGAAGCAAAAATCCCTGTAATTGCAGCAGATTGTAATACTGTTTCTCGTGGCGCTATCGCTGCTTATGCGGTAAATCAATATGATATTGGTGTTGCAACAGGTAAAAGTGCAGCTCGTGTATTAAGAGGTGAAAAAGCTGGCTCAATTCCAACTCAAGAAGTCAGCAAATTAGAATTATCTATTAATACTAAAACAGCAAAAGAGTTAGGCATTAATGTTGCAGAAAATTTATTGAAAGAAGCAAAAGAAACTTTTTAG